From the genome of candidate division TA06 bacterium:
GCTTTTCTTCTTGAACCCTTCTGCAATGTTAGCCGGGACAGAAATGACCGCCCGTCGCAGTTGCGGTATCAGACCAGTAGCGTCCGGTTGTTTTTACAAGAAAATTGTAGAATGCAGATGGGGCAATGGTCTTAGAGGTTTCATCATGTAATCGATTTGAATTCAGGCTCAAAAATCACCCATTGATTCGCAAGGACTTATACCACGAAAAAGAGGTTTCATCATGTAATCGATTTGAATTCAGGCTCAAAAATCACCCATTGATTCGCAAGGACTTATACCACGAAAAACGCCATTTCCCATAATAACCGGACAGTAGTGGTATCAGACAATACATTTCTTTTCCGGGGAAGTTATCAGAATAACGGTATACGGCTAACACCAATTGGTGTGCCTTTTGCCAGACTATCAGGTCTCTGAAAGATTTTGCTGGTTCCATCATCACACACTCCTCTCAATTCAATATTCAATCTTCAGTATTCAGTATTCTGGGGTTAGATCTCAGCTATCGCTTCGATCTCTATCTTCGCGTCTTTGGGCAGCCGGGCCACCTGGAAGGCCGAGCGGGCCGGGGGCGCCTGCTGGAAGTACTCGCCGTAGACCTCGTTCATGGCGGCAAAGTCGTTCATGTCGGCCAGGAACACAGTGCACTTGATCACTTTCTTGAGATTGGAGCCTCCGGCTTCCAGCACGGCTTTCAA
Proteins encoded in this window:
- a CDS encoding four helix bundle protein, whose protein sequence is MMEPAKSFRDLIVWQKAHQLVLAVYRYSDNFPGKEMYCLIPLLSGYYGKWRFSWYKSLRING
- a CDS encoding RidA family protein translates to MRQPIKTDKVPAAIGPYSQGVQYDNKLVFTSGQIPLDPKTGQLVEGDIKAQTRQVMENLKAVLEAGGSNLKKVIKCTVFLADMNDFAAMNEVYGEYFQQAPPARSAFQVARLPKDAKIEIEAIAEI